The proteins below come from a single Ochotona princeps isolate mOchPri1 chromosome 13, mOchPri1.hap1, whole genome shotgun sequence genomic window:
- the GPAM gene encoding glycerol-3-phosphate acyltransferase 1, mitochondrial, with the protein MALAHDLGVKLCDMDESALSLGTIDVSYLPNSSDYSLGRCKHANEEWGECGFRSTFFRSATLKWKESLMSRKRPFVGRCCYACTPQSWEKFFNPSIPSLGLRNVIYINETHTRHRGWLARQLSYVLFVQERDVHKGMFATNVTENVLNSTRVQEAIAEVAAELNPDGSDQQQSKAINKVKKKARKILQEMVATVSPGLIRLTGWVLLKLFNSFFWNIQIHKGQLEMVKAATETNLPLIFLPVHRSHIDYLLLTFILFCHNIKAPYIASGNNLNIPIFSTLIHKLGGFFIRRRLDETPDGRKDILYRALLHGHIVELLRQQQFLEIFLEGTRSRSGKTSCARAGLLSVVVDTLSTNTIPDILIIPVGISYDRIIEGHYNGEQLGKPKKNESLWSVARGVIRMLRKNYGYVRVDFAQPFSLKEYLESQSQKPVTAPLSLEQALLPAILPSRPSDAADEGVDAATNESRNAADESFRRRLISNLAEHILFTASKSCAIMSTHIVACLLLYRHRQGINLSTLVEDFFVMKEEVLARDFDLGFSGNSEDVVMHALQLLGNCVAITPTSRNDEFFITPSTTVPSVFELNFYSNGVLQVFIMEAVLACSLYAVLNKRGSGSSAGVPAGLVSQEQLVRKAASLCYLLSNEGSISLPCQTYYQVCHETVGRFIQYGILTVAEQDEQEDISPGLGEQQWDKKLPEPLSWRSDEEDEDSDFAEEQRDCYLKVSQSKEHQQFITFLQRLLGPLLEAYSSAATFVHSFSGPVPEPEYLQKLHKYLISRTERDVAVYAESATYCLVKNAVKMFKDIGVFKETKQKRVSVLELTSTFLPQGNRQKLLEYILSFVVL; encoded by the exons CGCATGATTTGGGAGTTAAACTTTGTGACATGGATGAATCAGCACTGAGCCTGGGCACAATAGATGTTTCTTATCTTCCGAATTCCTCGGACTATAGTCTTGGTCGATGCAAGCATGCGAATGAGGAATGG GGTGAGTGTGGTTTCAGATCCACCTTCTTCAGGTCTGCGACcctaaaatggaaagaaagcctGATGAGTCGGAAGAGGCCGTTTGTCGGAAGGTGTTGCTATGCCTGCACTCCCCAGAGCTGG GAGAAATTTTTCAACCCCAGTATCCCATCTTTGGGTTTGCGGAATGTTATTTATATCAATGAAACTCACACAag GCACCGAGGATGGCTTGCAAGACAGCTTTCCTATGTTCTTTTTGTTCAAGAACGAGATGTGCATAAGGGCATGTTTGCCACCAACGTGACTGAAAATGTGCTGAATAGCACCAG AGTACAAGAGGCAATTGCAGAAGTAGCCGCCGAGTTAAACCCTGATGGGTCTGACCAGCAACAATCAAAAGCCATCAATAAGGTGAAAAAGAAAGCCAGAAAGATTCTCCAGGAAATGGTTGCCACAGTCTCACCGGGGCTGATCAG ACTGACTGGGTGGGTGCTGCTCAAACTGTTCAACAGCTTTTTTTGGAACATTCAGATTCACAAGGGCCAGCTTGAGATGGTTAAAGCTGCAACCGAG ACGAATTTGCCGCTTATATTTCTGCCGGTTCATAGATCCCATATTGACTATTTGCTGCTCACTTTCATTCTCTTCTGCCATAACATCAAAGCACCTTACATCGCCTCAGGCAATAATCTCAACATTCCAATCTTCAG TACCTTGATTCATAAGCTTGGGGGCTTTTTCATACGCCGGAGACTGGATGAAACACCAGACGGACGGAAAGACATCCTCTATAGAGCCCTGCTGCACGGG CATATAGTTGAACTGCTCCGACAGCAGCAGTTCCTGGAGATTTTCCTGGAAGGCACACGCTCCCGAAGTGGGAAAACCTCCTGTGCCCGGGCTGGGCTTCTCTCAGTGGTGGTTGACACGCTGTCCACCAACACCATCCCAGATATCCTCATCATTCCTGTGGGAATCTCCTATGACCGGATCATTGAAGGCCACTACaatggcgaacagctg GGCAAACCTAAGAAGAATGAGAGCCTGTGGAGTGTAGCAAGAGGTGTCATTAGAATGCTAAGGAAAAACTATGGCTACGTCCGAGTGGATTTTGCACAGCCGTTTTCCTTGAAG GAATATTTAGAAAGCCAAAGTCAAAAACCTGTGACTGCTCCCCTTTCTTTGGAACAAGCCCTGCTGCCAGCTATACTTCCTTCAAG ACCCAGTGATGCTGCTGACGAAGGTGTGGATGCAGCCACGAACGAGTCCAGAAACGCAGCCGATGAATCCTTCCGCAGGAGGCTGATCTCGAATCTGGCCGAGCACATCCTCTTCA CTGCCAGTAAGTCCTGTGCCATCATGTCCACTCACATCGTGGCCTGCCTGCTGCTCTACCGCCACCGGCAG GGAATTAATCTTTCTACATTGGTGGAAGACTTCTTTGTGATGAAGGAGGAAGTCCTGGCCCGTGACTTTGACCTGGGGTTCTCGGGGAATTCCGAAGATGTGGTCATGCACGCCCTCCAGCTGCTGGGCAATTGCGTTGCTATCACCCCCACTAGCAGGAACGACGAGTTCTTCATCACTCCCAGCACAACTGTCCCGTCAGTCTTTGAACTCAACTTCTACAGCAATGGAGTCTTGCAAGTTTTTATCATGGAGGCCGTCCTAG CCTGCAGTCTCTACGCGGTCCTGAACAAGAGGGGTTCTGGAAGCTCTGCGGGTGTGCCCGCCGGCCTGGTCAGCCAGGAGCAGCTGGTGCGCAAGGCCGCCAGCCTGTGCTACCTGCTCTCCAATGAAGGCAGCATCTCTCTG CCCTGCCAGACGTATTACCAAGTCTGCCACGAGACGGTAGGGAGGTTTATCCAGTACGGCATCCTAACCGTGGCGGAG CAAGATGAGCAGGAAGATATCAGTCCTGGTCTTGGTGAGCAACAGTGGGACAAGAAACTTCCCGAACCTTTGTCTTGGCGGAGTGATGAAGAAGATGAAGACAGTGATTTTGCTGAGGAGCAGCGCGATTGCTACTTGAAG GTGAGCCAGTCCAAGGAACATCAGCAGTTCATCACCTTCTTACAGAGACTCCTGGGGCCCCTGCTCGAGGCCTACAGCTCCGCCGCCACCTTTGTCCACAGCTTCAGCGGCCCTGTTCCGGAGCCTGAATACTTGCAGAAGTTGCACAAATACCTAATAAGCAGAACAGAAAGAGATGTTGCAGTGTATG ctgAGAGTGCCACGTACTGCCTCGTGAAGAATGCCGTGAAAATGTTCAAGGATATTGGG